The nucleotide sequence GCGGCAGCGATCGATGGCCGCACGTTCGCCACACCGGACGACGTCAAGGAAGCCGCGGTGGTCGTTCTCGCTCATCGATTGCTCGTGCGGCCGGAAGCCGAGGTCGAAGGCATCCGCGCCGACGATGTCGTGACGCGCGTGCTGCAAGCCGTAACAGTTCCGAAGGACGTCGCGCTCGAACCCATCACACCGGTTTCGTGATTTCCCGCGAAGCCGCCGGTTACACGGCGGCGTCCACTCGTGCGCCGGACAAACGAATCTTGGCCCAGCGGAATCGCTTTTCGCCCGCGTTCCCGTGGGTGACGCCGCGATTTGTGATCGCGTTGATCGCCACGGCGTTGCTCATCGCGTCGGGCGTATTCGTGCTCGCGCTGGCGTACATCGGTGCGGCCGTCGCCATCGCGCTCATCGGTTTGATCATCGCCGATGCGGCGCTCGGACCACGCAGAGGCGACGTCGCCGTGAGCCGGCTGCCGCTCGATCATATCGCGCTCCGCGCGCCGGCTTTGTTCCGCTACGAAATCGACAATCGAAGCCGGACCCCGATGAAATTCGAGATCGTCGACACGCCGGTCGGGCTCTTCGACATGCCCGAAGCGGGCGTGCGTGGCGTGGCAGGTGCCGGCCGCCGCGCGAATGCTGAATTGCAAGTGATGCCCCGCGAACGCGGCAGCGTCACGCTCGGCGACCTCTTCGTCTCGGCCGAGAACACCATCGGACTTGTCCGCAGGCGTTGGATCGTGCCCGCGCCCGCCGAGGCGAGCGTCTTTCCGGATCTCTCGGCGGTGGAACGCTATGGCGAACTCGCGCGGCGCGGCAGGTTGGTCGAGGCAGGTTTCCGCCGGATGCGCCTACGCGGGTCTGGCGGCGAATTCGACAGCCTTCGGGAATTTGGGCCGGGCGACCAATTCCGCGCCATCAATTGGAAGGCGACCGCGCGGCGCGGGAAGCTCATGGTATCGCAGTACGATATCGAGCGAAGCCAGACGGTCATGCTCGTCCTCGACGCCGGCCGGCTCATGATGCCGCGCATCGGCGCGCAGCGCAAGTTCGACTACGCCGTGACCGCCGCGTTGTCGGTGGCCTCAATCGCCGGACTCGCCGATGACAAAGTCGGACTTCTGGCATTTGCAGGCGATGTGCTCGAGCATGTGGGGCCGCGCTCCGGCCCACGCCACGCCGCCGCACTGACGCAAAGCGTGTTCGACCTTCAGCCGCGCTTCGAAGAATCGGACTACGCGGCGGCATTCACCTACTTGCGTCTT is from Candidatus Eremiobacteraceae bacterium and encodes:
- a CDS encoding DUF58 domain-containing protein; amino-acid sequence: MISREAAGYTAASTRAPDKRILAQRNRFSPAFPWVTPRFVIALIATALLIASGVFVLALAYIGAAVAIALIGLIIADAALGPRRGDVAVSRLPLDHIALRAPALFRYEIDNRSRTPMKFEIVDTPVGLFDMPEAGVRGVAGAGRRANAELQVMPRERGSVTLGDLFVSAENTIGLVRRRWIVPAPAEASVFPDLSAVERYGELARRGRLVEAGFRRMRLRGSGGEFDSLREFGPGDQFRAINWKATARRGKLMVSQYDIERSQTVMLVLDAGRLMMPRIGAQRKFDYAVTAALSVASIAGLADDKVGLLAFAGDVLEHVGPRSGPRHAAALTQSVFDLQPRFEESDYAAAFTYLRLRQPKRSLIIFFTDMFDPVASATVLANVAVLTPRHLVICVLLNDEAIERALAGSPETVDDAYRAGVAATLLVERRKAAAILSQRGVAVIDVPAAKATMALINAYIDVKSRDLL